In a single window of the Candidatus Hydrogenedentota bacterium genome:
- a CDS encoding PfaD family polyunsaturated fatty acid/polyketide biosynthesis protein, translating into MSTAAPPWGWVGLDAALQPLADPRFATVLHHTELPFSVVRDPQGELAATTSLPERNVSSGLPALALGLPCRASQLGDPTFRRDHRVRYAFYAGAMANGIASEELVEALAKEGLLSIFGAAGLSIERVREAVERLQANLGDRPFGCNLIHSPNEQDLEAAVAQLFIERGVTLVEASAYLDLTPSVVRYRVHGIHEDGEGNIVTPNRVIAKISRVEVATKFLSPPPAKFLERLVADGHITAAQAALASRIPMADDITAEADSGGHTDNRPALALLPAIIALRDRIQAEQQYAGAPRVGLAGGISTPAAAAAAFAMGAAYIVTGTVNQACVESGSSDIVRQMLAEAEQADTAMAPAADMFEMGVEVQVLKRGTMFSMRGARLYELYRQYASIDEIPAVEREKLEKTIFRATLSQVWEDTKAFFQKRDPKQIARAEQDPKHKMALIFRSYLGQASIWANRGETSRKIDFQIWCGPAMGAFNEWVRGTFLDDPKRREAALVNLNILHGAAVVHRCTSLASQGIPVPPACMRYRPLERVQLEEFIR; encoded by the coding sequence ATGAGTACGGCAGCCCCCCCCTGGGGATGGGTGGGGTTGGATGCCGCGCTCCAGCCCCTCGCCGATCCCCGCTTCGCGACCGTGCTTCACCATACCGAATTGCCCTTCTCCGTGGTCCGGGATCCTCAGGGCGAACTCGCCGCCACCACGTCCTTGCCCGAGCGCAACGTGTCTTCGGGCCTCCCCGCCCTGGCCCTGGGCCTCCCGTGCCGGGCGAGCCAACTGGGCGACCCCACATTTCGTCGGGACCACCGTGTACGATACGCCTTCTATGCGGGCGCGATGGCCAACGGCATCGCCTCGGAAGAATTGGTGGAGGCCCTGGCCAAAGAGGGCCTACTGAGCATTTTCGGCGCGGCGGGTTTGTCTATCGAGCGCGTCAGGGAAGCCGTTGAACGCCTTCAGGCCAATCTGGGCGACCGCCCCTTCGGCTGCAATTTGATCCACAGCCCCAACGAGCAGGACCTGGAAGCCGCCGTGGCGCAGCTCTTTATCGAGCGCGGCGTGACCTTGGTGGAGGCCTCGGCCTATCTTGATCTGACGCCTTCGGTGGTGCGCTATCGCGTCCACGGCATACACGAAGACGGCGAAGGCAACATTGTCACGCCCAACCGAGTAATCGCGAAGATTTCGCGCGTCGAAGTGGCCACGAAATTCCTTTCGCCCCCGCCCGCGAAATTCCTGGAGAGGCTCGTGGCCGATGGCCACATCACGGCGGCCCAGGCGGCCCTGGCCTCGAGGATTCCCATGGCGGACGATATCACCGCCGAGGCGGATTCCGGCGGCCACACCGACAACCGCCCCGCCCTCGCGCTCCTGCCCGCGATCATCGCCCTGCGGGATCGAATTCAGGCCGAACAACAGTATGCTGGAGCCCCGCGCGTGGGCCTGGCCGGCGGCATCTCCACCCCGGCCGCGGCGGCGGCGGCCTTCGCCATGGGCGCGGCCTATATCGTAACGGGCACGGTCAATCAGGCCTGTGTCGAAAGCGGTTCCTCAGATATTGTTCGTCAGATGCTCGCGGAAGCGGAGCAGGCGGACACGGCCATGGCCCCGGCCGCGGATATGTTTGAGATGGGCGTGGAGGTGCAGGTGTTGAAGCGCGGCACGATGTTCAGCATGCGGGGCGCGCGGCTCTACGAGCTGTATCGCCAGTATGCCAGCATCGACGAGATCCCCGCAGTGGAGCGGGAAAAGCTGGAAAAGACGATATTCCGCGCGACCCTCTCGCAGGTGTGGGAAGACACCAAAGCCTTTTTCCAGAAGCGCGACCCAAAGCAGATTGCCCGCGCGGAGCAGGACCCTAAACACAAGATGGCGCTGATTTTTCGTTCCTACCTGGGTCAGGCCTCCATCTGGGCCAACCGGGGTGAGACGTCGCGTAAGATCGACTTTCAAATCTGGTGCGGCCCCGCCATGGGCGCCTTCAACGAGTGGGTGCGCGGCACCTTCCTCGATGACCCCAAGCGGCGCGAGGCGGCACTGGTCAATCTGAATATTCTGCACGGCGCGGCGGTAGTACACCGGTGCACCAGTCTGGCCAGCCAGGGTATCCCCGTCCCGCCCGCGTGCATGCGGTATCGCCCGCTGGAGCGCGTCCAACTGGAGGAGTTCATCCGGTGA
- a CDS encoding KR domain-containing protein has translation MGCLFPKANHLGAYWANIKHGIDAIIETPESHWRPEDYYDANPKRPDFTYGKRGGFLEAIDFNPLAYGMPPNALEATDTAQLLGMVAAEHALRDAGIGHDTEFDRDRVSVVLGVTGALELVIPLGARLGHPKWREAMADAGLDAATIDDVLERMGQHYVPWQEASFPGLLGNVVAGRITKHLNLGGTNCVVDAACASSLSAVHLAALELQAGKSDLVITGGVDTFNDIFMFMCFSKTPALSPTGNAKPFDASGDGTILGEGLGMIALKRLSDAERDNDRIYAVIKGIGASSDGKGDAIYAPSAPGQVKALNRAYEQAGIDPRTIELVEAHGTGTAKGDAVEISALSTVYGSAENGPWCAIGSVKSQIGHTKAAAGSAALIKAAMALYTKTLPPTIKVKEPLGPLRNTDTPFYVNTQLRPWLPRAEHPRRAGVSALGFGGSNFHCVLEEYEATKATPDWDGDVEILAFSGANTAAIVSALDSFPVAEKWSAQRVAADTLRDAFDAKAPCRLALVVRNGETDVPKLIAQAKSTLTSKGTTTSWSIPTGIYFGAGEAPGNLAFLFPGQGTQYPGMLRDLACQFPEFLNVLAEANAIYDAAPGTPRLTDRIYPHPAFTPEAETDHQRQLTATVVAPSAIGAVSAGALRVVERFGITPDAMAGHSYGEIVGLLASGKVSEADFHLLSKLRGSLMGQGQGDKGTMMAVRAPEDRVQELIDSSGLKVIIANKNAPEQMVLAGGTEAMAEAEAAFSKLGIQAKMLPVAAAFHSEYVSHVRDPFLQALQGMEIGAGTVPLYANTNAEPYPDNQDTVRVLIAEQLARPVEFVRQIQRMYADGVRTFLEIGPGSRMSGLVDAILGDAPHNAVAIDGSNGKRDGIVDLARALAEIAVLGYAVNLDAWNDGAPVDPESLKPKAKMTVPICGANYVTPREKKPKSAPRPVAVAQPAQAVNSTMTLTPSTPAAPAQHASPQPVAMPNAALQATEHHLIALQRMQQQTADLHRQFLEGQQAALETFRALLGQQQGLMSGQPVAAFAPVATAQVTPQAPVVYRTDQTDRTDSVVASPAIVAVSTPLATPTARNTSGIEAALLATISEKTGYPTEMLELGMSLDADLGIDSIKRVEILSGLKERLPEAPEFGPDQLGTFHTLGDIVNYIAANSTHRSDRSDPSDRSDDRATKTVVSTTAIETALLATIAEKTGYPTEMLELGMSLDADLGIDSIKRVEILSGLKDRLPDAPEFGPDQLGTFHTLGDIVNYIAANSAHRSDRSDPSDRSDGPATNTAVGTAAIETALLATIAEKTGYPTEMLELGMSLDADLGIDSIKRVEILSGLKDRLPDAPEFGPDQLGTFHTLGDIVNYIAANSAHRSDRPDPSDRSDGPATKTVVSTTAIETALLATIAEKTGYPTDMLELNMALDADLGIDSIKRVEILSALKDRLPETPEFGPDQLGQFHTLGDIVAFIAASGANRTDQTDSTDRTPKMLSTPEATPGDPLSIRAVTAVPTALDAGDPLALGGGTLVVVSTGNPLGGALAALLRERGLDVKASFWNDSPATLPDSLAGLILVAPEGPSPHDLMENAFAWIQQAGARMKANNAGLIASITQLDGAFGTVAIKGDALMGGLAGLVKTAAHEWPAITCKAIDIAPDAPSPVNQVIDVLLQKSATEIGITVDGLVTLCLVPNELAGSSAAPITPGDVVVVTGGARGVTADVALAMAKAWKPTLLLLGRSAPPTAEASWLAPLATEAEIRQALLARANGALKPKELREALDTVLRNREGLRNIEAMVAAGAEVQYHGTDIRDANAVATLLDEIRASRGPIRGIVHGAGVLADRLIEDKTLEQFNQVYGTKVDGLNALLAGVGGDDLKFIALFSSSTGRFGRKGQIDYAASNEILNKIAQREAKARPNCRVVSVNWGPWAGGMVNADLAKLFKSEGVGLIGLNDGAEFLVEELSQPTPRPVEIVVMGGEIPAFNVSPVPVAPARKASGAAFRTALEIDLSADAFPFLKSHVLAGKAVLPVAMISEWFAHTALHTHPGLRFHGFDDLRVFKGVTLDAEEVQTLQLCTGDVEQSRGGAAIPVELRSHAVGGKEVLHAAALVHLAETLPSGEARIKARDLQAKAYNNGGLYEGGHLFHGPAFQGLHSVDGAGNDLIAALVGKAPAPKDWILAPMRNTWLADPLILDSSFQMMILWSFRQYGVGSLPSFLREYRQFTGRFPNDGARIVIQVTEHNKRKATADIEFVDPKSGALIARISGYECTLGSFLNKAFQNNKLEMRSAAGTDADTR, from the coding sequence ATGGGTTGCCTTTTTCCCAAGGCGAATCACCTGGGCGCCTATTGGGCGAATATCAAACATGGTATTGACGCCATTATCGAGACGCCCGAGAGCCACTGGCGTCCGGAAGACTATTACGACGCGAACCCGAAGCGCCCCGACTTCACCTACGGCAAGCGCGGCGGCTTTCTGGAGGCTATTGACTTCAATCCGCTGGCCTATGGCATGCCGCCGAACGCGCTGGAAGCCACGGACACGGCCCAGTTGCTTGGCATGGTGGCGGCGGAGCACGCCCTGCGCGATGCGGGCATTGGCCACGACACCGAATTCGACCGCGACCGCGTCAGCGTAGTCCTGGGCGTCACGGGAGCGCTGGAGCTGGTCATCCCCCTGGGCGCACGCCTTGGCCACCCGAAGTGGCGCGAGGCCATGGCCGACGCGGGTCTGGATGCCGCCACGATTGACGACGTGCTAGAACGCATGGGCCAGCACTATGTGCCGTGGCAGGAAGCCTCCTTTCCCGGCTTGCTGGGCAACGTGGTGGCGGGCCGCATTACGAAGCACCTGAACCTCGGCGGCACCAACTGCGTGGTGGACGCGGCCTGCGCCAGTTCCCTGAGCGCGGTGCACCTGGCGGCGCTGGAGTTGCAGGCGGGCAAGAGCGATCTGGTGATCACGGGTGGCGTGGACACCTTTAACGACATTTTCATGTTCATGTGCTTCAGCAAGACCCCGGCCCTCTCCCCGACCGGCAATGCGAAACCCTTTGACGCGAGCGGCGACGGCACGATCCTCGGTGAAGGCCTGGGCATGATCGCCCTGAAACGCCTGAGCGACGCCGAACGCGACAATGACCGCATCTATGCCGTCATCAAGGGCATAGGCGCATCGAGCGATGGCAAAGGCGATGCAATTTATGCGCCCAGCGCGCCGGGCCAGGTGAAAGCCCTGAACCGCGCCTACGAACAGGCCGGCATCGATCCGCGCACGATTGAACTTGTGGAAGCCCACGGCACGGGCACAGCCAAAGGCGACGCGGTAGAGATCAGCGCACTCTCGACGGTCTATGGCAGTGCGGAGAACGGTCCGTGGTGCGCCATCGGCTCGGTGAAGTCCCAGATCGGCCACACCAAGGCGGCGGCGGGATCGGCTGCCCTTATCAAAGCGGCCATGGCCCTGTACACGAAGACGCTCCCCCCCACCATCAAGGTGAAGGAACCCCTGGGCCCGCTGCGGAACACGGATACGCCCTTCTATGTGAATACCCAACTTCGCCCCTGGCTGCCCCGCGCGGAACACCCGCGCCGCGCCGGAGTGAGTGCCCTGGGCTTTGGCGGCAGCAATTTTCATTGTGTGCTGGAAGAGTACGAAGCCACGAAAGCCACCCCGGACTGGGACGGCGATGTGGAGATTCTTGCCTTCTCGGGGGCGAATACTGCCGCGATCGTTTCCGCGCTGGACTCGTTCCCCGTTGCGGAAAAATGGAGCGCACAGCGCGTTGCCGCAGATACCCTTCGCGACGCTTTCGACGCGAAAGCCCCCTGCCGCTTGGCGCTCGTGGTGCGAAATGGCGAGACCGATGTCCCGAAGCTCATCGCACAGGCGAAGAGCACGTTGACGTCCAAGGGCACGACCACTTCCTGGAGCATCCCCACCGGCATCTACTTCGGTGCGGGTGAAGCCCCCGGCAATCTCGCTTTTCTCTTCCCCGGACAGGGAACCCAGTATCCCGGCATGTTGCGGGACCTCGCGTGCCAGTTCCCGGAATTCCTGAACGTACTCGCCGAGGCCAACGCAATCTATGACGCCGCCCCCGGAACACCCCGCCTCACGGATCGTATCTATCCACACCCCGCCTTTACGCCCGAGGCCGAGACCGACCACCAGCGGCAATTGACCGCGACGGTGGTCGCGCCATCCGCCATTGGCGCGGTGAGCGCCGGCGCCCTTCGTGTCGTGGAACGATTTGGTATCACACCCGACGCCATGGCGGGGCACAGTTATGGGGAAATCGTGGGACTGCTCGCTTCGGGCAAGGTGAGCGAAGCCGACTTCCATCTCCTTTCCAAGTTGCGCGGGTCGCTCATGGGCCAGGGCCAGGGCGACAAGGGCACCATGATGGCCGTGCGCGCGCCCGAAGACCGCGTGCAGGAGCTTATCGATTCGTCCGGCTTGAAGGTCATCATAGCGAACAAGAACGCGCCGGAGCAGATGGTGCTGGCGGGCGGGACGGAAGCCATGGCCGAGGCCGAAGCTGCCTTCAGTAAACTTGGCATTCAAGCAAAGATGCTGCCAGTGGCGGCGGCCTTCCACAGCGAGTATGTGTCCCATGTGCGCGATCCCTTCCTGCAAGCGTTGCAGGGAATGGAAATCGGCGCGGGAACCGTGCCGCTTTATGCCAACACCAACGCAGAGCCTTATCCGGATAACCAGGACACCGTGCGGGTCTTAATCGCCGAGCAACTCGCCAGGCCCGTGGAGTTTGTTCGTCAAATCCAGCGCATGTACGCCGATGGGGTACGGACTTTCCTGGAAATCGGTCCCGGCTCGCGCATGTCGGGCCTTGTGGACGCCATCCTGGGCGACGCGCCCCACAACGCCGTGGCCATCGACGGATCGAACGGCAAGCGTGATGGCATCGTCGATCTGGCCCGCGCGCTCGCGGAAATTGCGGTGCTGGGCTATGCCGTCAATCTTGACGCGTGGAACGACGGAGCCCCGGTCGATCCGGAGTCGCTGAAACCCAAAGCCAAGATGACCGTGCCCATCTGCGGCGCCAATTACGTGACCCCGCGCGAAAAGAAACCCAAGTCCGCGCCCCGCCCCGTGGCGGTGGCCCAACCGGCCCAGGCCGTGAATTCGACCATGACGCTTACACCATCCACACCCGCCGCGCCCGCGCAGCACGCGAGTCCCCAGCCCGTTGCCATGCCGAACGCCGCACTCCAGGCCACGGAACATCACCTGATCGCGCTGCAGCGCATGCAGCAGCAAACCGCCGATCTGCACCGCCAGTTCCTGGAAGGACAGCAGGCCGCGCTGGAAACCTTCCGCGCATTGCTCGGCCAGCAGCAGGGCTTGATGAGCGGACAGCCTGTGGCGGCTTTCGCGCCCGTGGCGACCGCGCAGGTTACACCGCAAGCGCCTGTAGTTTATCGGACCGATCAGACGGATCGGACCGATTCGGTTGTGGCATCACCGGCGATTGTGGCGGTATCCACGCCCCTGGCGACTCCCACTGCCCGAAACACCTCGGGCATTGAAGCCGCACTTTTGGCCACGATTTCCGAAAAGACCGGCTACCCCACCGAGATGCTGGAACTGGGGATGTCCCTCGATGCCGATCTGGGCATCGATTCCATCAAGCGCGTGGAAATCCTTTCCGGCTTGAAAGAGCGCCTCCCCGAGGCGCCCGAATTTGGCCCCGACCAACTGGGCACCTTCCACACGCTTGGCGATATCGTGAACTACATCGCGGCGAACAGCACACATCGATCAGATCGGTCTGATCCGTCGGATCGGTCCGATGACCGCGCGACGAAAACTGTAGTCAGCACCACGGCCATCGAAACGGCGCTCCTCGCGACCATCGCGGAAAAGACCGGCTACCCCACCGAGATGCTGGAACTGGGGATGTCCCTCGATGCCGATCTGGGCATCGATTCCATCAAGCGCGTGGAAATCCTTTCCGGCCTGAAAGATCGCCTGCCCGATGCGCCCGAGTTTGGCCCTGACCAACTGGGCACCTTTCACACCCTCGGCGACATCGTGAACTACATCGCGGCGAACAGCGCACATCGATCAGATCGGTCTGATCCGTCGGATCGGTCCGATGGCCCCGCGACGAATACGGCGGTCGGCACCGCGGCCATCGAGACGGCCTTACTCGCGACCATCGCCGAGAAAACCGGTTATCCCACCGAGATGCTCGAGCTCGGCATGTCCCTCGATGCCGACCTCGGCATCGATTCCATCAAGCGGGTGGAGATTCTCTCCGGCCTGAAAGATCGCCTGCCCGATGCGCCCGAGTTTGGCCCCGACCAACTGGGCACCTTCCACACCCTCGGCGACATCGTGAACTACATCGCGGCGAACAGCGCACATCGATCAGATCGGCCTGATCCGTCGGATCGGTCCGATGGCCCCGCGACGAAAACTGTGGTCAGCACCACGGCCATCGAAACGGCCCTGCTCGCGACCATCGCGGAAAAGACCGGCTATCCCACGGACATGCTCGAACTCAACATGGCGCTGGACGCGGACTTGGGTATTGATTCCATCAAGCGCGTGGAAATTCTCTCCGCCTTGAAAGATCGCCTGCCGGAAACGCCCGAGTTTGGCCCCGACCAGTTGGGACAATTCCATACGCTGGGCGACATCGTGGCGTTCATTGCGGCTTCCGGTGCAAATCGGACCGATCAGACGGATTCGACTGATCGGACACCGAAGATGCTTTCCACGCCCGAAGCCACGCCCGGCGATCCCCTTTCCATTCGTGCGGTCACCGCCGTTCCCACGGCGCTTGACGCGGGCGACCCACTTGCCCTTGGCGGCGGCACGCTGGTCGTGGTGTCCACGGGCAATCCGCTCGGCGGCGCCCTGGCCGCCTTGCTGAGAGAGCGCGGTCTCGACGTTAAAGCCAGTTTCTGGAATGACTCGCCAGCGACCTTGCCCGACTCGCTTGCAGGGTTGATTCTGGTTGCGCCGGAGGGCCCAAGCCCCCACGACCTCATGGAAAACGCCTTTGCCTGGATCCAGCAGGCGGGCGCGCGCATGAAGGCCAACAACGCGGGCTTGATTGCGAGTATTACTCAACTCGACGGAGCGTTTGGCACCGTCGCCATCAAAGGCGATGCCCTGATGGGTGGTCTTGCGGGACTGGTGAAGACTGCCGCCCACGAGTGGCCCGCGATCACGTGCAAGGCTATAGATATTGCTCCCGATGCGCCATCGCCGGTAAATCAGGTAATCGACGTGCTCTTGCAGAAGAGCGCCACCGAGATTGGCATTACGGTCGACGGCCTGGTCACCCTGTGCCTGGTGCCGAATGAATTGGCAGGATCGTCAGCAGCACCCATTACCCCCGGCGATGTCGTCGTCGTAACCGGCGGTGCGCGGGGCGTCACAGCCGATGTCGCCCTCGCCATGGCGAAGGCGTGGAAGCCCACGCTGCTCCTGCTGGGTCGCAGTGCCCCTCCAACCGCGGAAGCTTCCTGGCTCGCGCCGCTGGCGACAGAAGCAGAAATACGGCAAGCCCTGCTGGCCCGGGCCAACGGCGCGCTGAAGCCTAAAGAACTGCGCGAGGCGCTTGATACCGTACTCCGGAACCGGGAAGGCTTGCGCAATATCGAGGCCATGGTGGCGGCGGGCGCCGAGGTGCAGTACCACGGCACGGATATCCGCGACGCCAATGCAGTCGCTACGCTATTGGACGAAATCCGTGCGTCACGCGGTCCGATCCGTGGCATCGTCCACGGCGCGGGCGTGCTGGCGGACCGACTGATCGAAGACAAGACTCTGGAGCAATTCAATCAGGTCTACGGCACGAAGGTGGACGGGCTGAACGCGCTCCTCGCGGGCGTGGGCGGTGATGATCTGAAGTTCATCGCGCTCTTCTCGTCCTCCACGGGACGCTTTGGTCGCAAGGGACAGATCGATTATGCCGCGTCCAACGAGATTCTCAACAAGATCGCTCAGCGCGAGGCCAAAGCCCGGCCGAATTGCCGCGTGGTTTCCGTTAATTGGGGCCCCTGGGCGGGCGGAATGGTCAATGCGGATCTCGCGAAACTATTCAAATCCGAGGGCGTCGGTCTCATTGGCCTGAATGATGGTGCGGAGTTCCTGGTGGAGGAATTGAGCCAGCCGACGCCACGCCCGGTAGAAATTGTCGTGATGGGCGGTGAAATTCCGGCGTTCAATGTTTCGCCCGTGCCCGTCGCGCCGGCGCGAAAAGCTTCCGGCGCCGCGTTCCGTACCGCGCTCGAAATCGATTTGAGCGCCGACGCGTTCCCCTTTCTGAAATCACACGTACTTGCGGGTAAAGCGGTGCTTCCCGTCGCCATGATCAGCGAGTGGTTCGCCCACACGGCCCTCCACACCCACCCGGGCCTGCGCTTCCATGGCTTTGATGACCTGCGGGTCTTCAAGGGCGTTACGCTGGACGCGGAAGAAGTCCAAACGCTTCAGCTTTGTACCGGAGACGTGGAGCAATCGCGCGGTGGTGCGGCGATTCCCGTCGAGCTGCGCAGTCATGCGGTCGGCGGCAAGGAGGTGCTCCATGCGGCCGCCCTGGTCCATCTCGCAGAGACGCTGCCCTCGGGCGAGGCCCGGATCAAGGCGCGCGATCTCCAGGCGAAGGCTTACAACAATGGCGGCCTCTATGAAGGCGGCCACCTCTTCCACGGACCGGCCTTTCAGGGCCTGCATTCGGTGGATGGTGCGGGCAATGACCTGATCGCCGCCCTCGTGGGCAAGGCGCCCGCGCCGAAAGACTGGATTCTCGCGCCCATGCGAAATACCTGGCTCGCGGATCCGCTCATCCTGGACAGCAGTTTCCAGATGATGATCTTGTGGTCCTTCCGCCAGTATGGCGTGGGCAGCCTGCCGAGTTTTCTGCGCGAGTACCGGCAGTTTACCGGCCGATTCCCGAATGACGGTGCGCGCATCGTGATCCAGGTGACGGAGCACAACAAGCGAAAAGCGACTGCGGACATCGAATTTGTGGATCCGAAGTCAGGTGCATTGATCGCGCGCATTAGCGGCTATGAATGCACGCTGGGCTCGTTTCTAAACAAGGCCTTTCAGAATAACAAACTTGAAATGCGCAGCGCCGCAGGGACTGACGCGGACACGCGATGA